One stretch of Juglans microcarpa x Juglans regia isolate MS1-56 chromosome 3D, Jm3101_v1.0, whole genome shotgun sequence DNA includes these proteins:
- the LOC121255136 gene encoding uncharacterized mitochondrial protein AtMg01250-like, with product MAKFSILVNGSPVGLFNISRSLRQGNPLSPLLFVIVMEAISRMISALVINGFMTGFLVGYPNRCTLNISHFLFADNTLTFCEANQNQIRAMRELLLCFEAASCLKVKFDKSELVPVGNVRNI from the coding sequence ATGGcgaaattttcaattttggtgaatggtagCCCAGTTGGTTTATTCAACATTTCCCGAAGCCTAAGACAAGGAAATCCGTTATCCCCACTCCTCTTCGTTATTGTCATGGAGGCAATTAGCAGAATGATCTCAGCTTTGGTTATTAATGGCTTCATGACTGGATTCTTGGTTGGTTACCCCAATAGGTGTACtcttaacatttctcacttCTTGTTTGCAGATAACACACTAACATTTTGTGAGGCAAACCAAAACCAGATTCGGGCAATGAGGGAACTTCTACTATGTTTTGAAGCAGCATCATGTTTGAAAGTGAAATTTGACAAATCAGAGTTGGTGCCAGTTGGCAATGTTCGTAACATCTAG
- the LOC121256385 gene encoding superoxide dismutase [Fe] 3, chloroplastic, with the protein MGSFCYHTFPASSHRLVSDFSQGFKSPKLPYLSNQQERWFSRYQGASKVFAYYGLRAPPYKLDALEPYMSRRTLEKHWGGHHRNYVEGLNKQLEKNEVLYGCTMDELVKLTYNNGNPLPEFNNAAQVWNHDFFWDSMQPGGGDMPKLGVLQQIEKDFGSFTNFREKFVEAALTLFGSGWVWLVLKREERRLAVIKTSNAVCPLVWDDIPIISLDMWEHAYYLDYKNDKGKYVNVFMNHLVSWNVATGRMARAEAFVNLGEPKIPIA; encoded by the exons ATGGGATCCTTTTGTTATCATACATTCCCAGCAAGCTCGCATCGTTTAGTCTCTGACTTCTCTCAGGGGTTTAAGAGCCCCAAGCTTCCTTATCTG TCTAATCAGCAAGAAAGATGGTTTTCTAGATATCAAGGAGCTTCAAAAGTTTTTGCTTACTATGGCTTGAGGGCACCTCCTTATAAACTT GATGCTTTAGAACCGTATATGAGTAGGAGAACACTGGAAAAGCATTGGGGAGGACATCATCGGAATTATGTAGAAGGATTGAACAAGCAGTTGGAGAAAAACGAAGTACTGTATGGCTGCACTATGGATGAGCTTGTCAAATTAACATATAACAACGGAAACCCCTTACCCGAATTCAATAATGCTGCCCAG GTTTGGAATCATGACTTCTTTTGGGATAGCATGCAACCTGGAGGAGGGGACATGCCAAAACTGGGTGTTCTTCAGCAGATTGAAAAGGACTTTGGTTCATTTACAAATTTCAGGGAGAAGTTTGTAGAAGCAGCGCTCACACTATTCGGCTCTGGCTGGGTTTGGCTTGTTT tgaagagagaagagagacgACTTGCCGTAATTAAAACATCAAATGCCGTTTGCCCACTTGTTTGGGATGACATA CCAATCATCAGTTTAGACATGTGGGAG CATGCTTATTATCTGGATTACAAG AACGATAAAGGCAAATATGTGAATGTGTTTATGAACCACCTTGTGTCTTGGAATGTGGCAACGGGACGCATGGCCCGTGCTGAGGCATTTGTGAATTTAGGCGAACCTAAAATTCCTATTGCTTGA